The Linepithema humile isolate Giens D197 chromosome 7, Lhum_UNIL_v1.0, whole genome shotgun sequence genome has a window encoding:
- the Blimp-1 gene encoding PR domain zinc finger protein 1: MEASEWDHATLREEEFEQHAVYLVPDVAASPGDTNRAEASLPRNLVLKPSQALNDVLGVWSTSYIPKGTRFGPLVGQVYTKDSVPENANRKYFWRVYKNNELFYYIDGYDVQKSNWMRYVNPAYSSESQNLIACQYKMNIYFYTIKPILPNQELLVWYCREFAERLNYPLTGELMLQRIRQQVQQSTLPTEISPTVDVVSPLKDSSIYERRQMTPTDGSVRSDEGYHSNGYHDEILTPPEESSESDSENNYVLDFSKNAKSPVCSDEILKQDNAAAKNEYRKVKIKISKTYGNFQTTKGISDGPTKEKDPELSSRAVTPELQKPVSPIILQKSTVLSTANEDEISEKKPFYEPEVKGGNLPMSGRPAYLTSPSSSILENILLRSSTDNNNNSHSHHHHHNGVSQQHHHQLHHQTHVDSVTPPPSSPTEMAYSYKKSHRYGNILPCSPDSSSNLPLQTDSCVNSTSGNGTALPSIQSPTGNLHSSTGGGLHSSTGASNGSLPPHPGNLHSSSNVGGIHSSTSVLSSSTILTSTSNPHSASTTANGCPPKRKTKSPSPSSSHNGVATPTTILYSGGSAGPGCQIESASPVYPNSASSGSSNQSVSPISPIQSPSSYGPYGSLYGHQNGSLHHNVGAPLSINCTAYSPTPSGNVVYERTTDGRRLEAATSSGGHQLPTSSTMQIDGNQALIAGTHNLHLGHHPGLTIHPNSSSSLNRYSPASSLSPDDHGCSQSGSLSPNSQGSRGYRSLPYPLKKKDGKMHYECNVCCKTFGQLSNLKVHLRTHSGERPFKCNVCTKSFTQLAHLQKHHLVHTGEKPHQCEICKKRFSSTSNLKTHLRLHSGQKPYACDLCPAKFTQFVHLKLHKRLHTNERPYTCQGCDKKYISASGLRTHWKTTSCRPNNIEDELALAAVGSPTYYEYGPDMNVGNMPKECELEHIDNYDRHGSAHGPHTTSLHTLENSVGRPSVIETSQPHIIECT; the protein is encoded by the exons ATGGAGGCCAGCGAGTGGGATCACGCGACCTTGAGGGAGGAGGAATTCGAGCAGCATGCCGTATATTTGGTACCGGATGTGGCGGCATCGCCAGGCGATACCAATCGTGCAGAGGCATCTTTGCCGCGGAACCTGGTCCTCAAGCCCTCTCAGGCCCTTAATGAT GTGTTGGGTGTATGGAGTACCAGTTACATTCCCAAAGGGACACGTTTCGGCCCTCTGGTCGGCCAGGTGTACACGAAGGATTCGGTACCGGAGAACGCGAACCGGAAGTATTTCTGGCGG GTGTACAAGAACAACGAGCTATTCTACTACATCGACGGTTATGACGTCCAGAAATCGAATTGGATGCGTTACGTGAATCCCGCCTACTCGTCCGAATCGCAAAACCTAATAGCATGCCAGTATAAG atgaacatttatttttacacgatcAAGCCGATACTACCGAATCAAGAGTTACTGGTTTGGTACTGTAGAGAGTTCGCGGAAAGGCTCAATTATCCGCTCACCGGCGAGCTGATGCTTCAGAGAATAC GACAACAAGTTCAACAATCGACGCTGCCGACAGAAATCTCGCCTACCGTCGACGTGGTGTCGCCTCTGAAAGACTCGTCTATCTACGAGAGACGTCAAATGACGCCGACGGACGGTTCTGTGAGGTCGGACGAGGGTTACCATTCGAACGGCTATCACGACGAGATCCTAACTCCGCCCGAGGAGAGCAGCGAGTCCGACAGCGAGAATAACTACGTGCTGGATTTCAGCAAGAACGCCAAATCGCCCGTGTGCAGTGACGAGATTCTAAAACAAGACAATGCGGCGGCAAAGAACGAATACAGGAAGGTCAAGATCAAGATCTCCAAGACCTATGGCAACTTCCAGACGACGAAGGGCATATCTGACGGTCCGACGAAGGAGAAAGACCCGGAGCTGTCCAGTCGGGCGGTTACTCCGGAACTTCAGAAGCCGGTGTCGCCCATCATCCTGCAAAAGAGCACCGTATTGTCAACCGCGAACGAGGACGAGATATCCGAGAAAAAGCCCTTCTACGAGCCGGAAGTCAAAGGTGGCAATTTGCCGATGTCCGGCAGGCCAGCCTACTTGACCAGCCCCAGCAGTTCCATCCTGGAGAACATTCTGCTGCGCAGCAGCACGGACAACAACAATAACAGTCACagtcatcatcatcatcataaCGGCGTCTCGCAACAGCACCATCATCAGCTGCACCATCAGACCCACGTGGATTCGGTGACGCCGCCGCCTTCCAGCCCCACCGAAATGGCATACTCTTACAAGAAATCTCATCGTTACGGCAATATCCTGCCCTGCAGTCCGGATTCCAGCTCAAATCTACCCTTACAGACGGACTCGTGCGTAAACTCGACCAGCGGCAACGGCACGGCGCTGCCCAGCATACAAAGCCCCACCGGCAATCTACACTCCAGTACAGGAGGTGGACTGCATTCGAGTACCGGAGCGAGCAACGGCAGCCTGCCGCCGCATCCCGGAAATTTGCACTCGTCCAGCAACGTCGGCGGCATTCACTCCAGCACGAGCGTGCTCTCGTCCAGCACGATACTGACATCCACCAGCAATCCACACTCGGCGTCCACGACGGCGAACGGTTGTCCGCCCAAGCGAAAGACGAAGTCGCCGTCACCGTCGTCGAGTCACAACGGCGTCGCCACGCCGACAACGATCCTCTATTCCGGCGGTTCGGCCGGCCCCGGCTGCCAGATCGAGTCCGCCAGTCCGGTTTACCCGAACTCCGCCAGCAGCGGCAGCAGCAATCAGAGTGTCTCGCCGATCTCGCCCATCCAGTCGCCCTCGTCCTACGGTCCGTACGGTAGCCTATACGGTCATCAAAACGGCTCGCTGCATCACAACGTAGGTGCGCCGTTGTCCATCAACTGCACCGCTTACTCGCCCACGCCGAGCGGCAACGTGGTTTACGAGAGAACCACGGACGGCAGACGTCTAGAGGCAGCCACCAGCAGCGGCGGCCACCAGCTACCCACCTCGTCGACCATGCAGATCGACGGCAACCAAGCGCTGATCGCCGGCACGCACAATCTCCACCTGGGTCACCATCCGGGTCTCACTATCCACCCCAATTCATCGTCGTCCCTCAACAGATACTCGCCGGCGAGCTCCCTGTCGCCGGACGATCACGGCTGTTCCCAGAGCGGCTCTCTCAGCCCCAACTCCCAAGGCTCGAGGGGCTACAGATCGCTGCCTTACCCGCTCAAAAAGAAAGACGGCAAAATGCACTACGAGTGCAATGTCTGTTGCAAAACGTTCGGTCAGCTATCGAACCTTAAAGTGCACCTCAGAACACATTCCGGCGAGAGGCCCTTCAAATGCAACGTTTGCACCAAGAGCTTCACGCAACTCGCGCACCTCCAGAAGCATCATCTCGTGCATACCG GCGAAAAGCCGCATCAATGCGAGATATGCAAGAAGAGGTTCAGTTCGACTTCGAACCTGAAAACCCACCTTAGACTACACTCTGGCCAAAAGCCGTACGCCTGCGACCTTTGTCCTGCCAAGTTCACCCAGTTTGTCCACTTAAAGCTGCACAAGAGACTGCACACGAACGAGCGGCCCTACACCTGCCAAGGCTGCGACAAGAAATACATTAGCGCGAGCGGCCTTAGGACCCACTGGAAGACAACAAGCTGCAGACCGAACAACATCGAGGACGAGCTCGCGCTCGCCGCCGTAGGTTCGCCGACGTATTATGAATACGGTCCCGATATGAATGTTG